The Vibrio astriarenae genome contains a region encoding:
- the proB gene encoding glutamate 5-kinase: MISTQQQDTASQKQTIVVKLGTSVLTGGTQALDRAHMVELVRQCAQLKQQGHQVVLVSSGAIAAGREHLNYPTLPNAMASKQLLAAVGQSQLIQTWEALFSIYGIKIGQMLLTRADLEDRERFLNARDTIHALVENGIVPVVNENDAVATTEIKVGDNDNLSALVGILCSADKLLLLTDQKGLFTADPRKDPNAELIKEVKTIDDTLRKIAGGSGTNLGTGGMATKLQAADVARRAGIEVIIAAGSAPNVVFDSLSDNPQGTRFLPCEEALENRKRWILAGPSITGDIVVDRGAVNALNKSGSSLLAKGVTSVKGTFSRGDVARVISTHGELIAKGIVSYSSQDLGKIIGQHSKDFISILGYDYGAEVIHRDDLVLIQE, encoded by the coding sequence ATGATATCTACTCAGCAGCAAGACACTGCGTCGCAAAAGCAGACAATCGTCGTTAAATTGGGTACCAGTGTCCTCACCGGGGGCACACAGGCGCTAGATCGCGCCCATATGGTAGAGTTGGTTCGTCAATGTGCACAGTTAAAACAACAGGGTCATCAGGTTGTTTTAGTCTCTTCTGGTGCTATTGCCGCAGGTCGTGAACACCTCAATTACCCCACACTCCCCAATGCAATGGCCAGCAAGCAGTTGCTTGCCGCTGTAGGTCAAAGCCAGTTGATTCAAACTTGGGAGGCGTTGTTCTCCATCTATGGCATCAAAATCGGCCAGATGCTTCTTACCCGTGCTGACCTTGAAGATCGTGAGCGCTTTTTGAATGCGCGTGACACTATTCATGCTTTGGTTGAGAACGGTATTGTACCGGTTGTTAATGAGAACGACGCGGTGGCGACCACAGAAATTAAAGTCGGTGACAACGATAACCTCTCTGCGCTGGTGGGTATCTTGTGCAGTGCAGACAAATTGCTACTGTTGACGGATCAAAAGGGGCTATTTACTGCGGATCCTCGCAAAGACCCAAATGCCGAGCTCATTAAAGAAGTTAAAACCATTGATGATACCCTGCGCAAAATCGCGGGTGGCAGCGGAACGAACCTAGGTACGGGGGGCATGGCAACCAAGCTCCAAGCCGCCGATGTTGCTCGCAGAGCAGGCATTGAGGTGATTATTGCCGCAGGTAGCGCACCAAATGTGGTTTTTGATTCACTCAGTGATAACCCGCAAGGGACTCGCTTCTTGCCGTGCGAAGAGGCGCTAGAGAATCGCAAGCGCTGGATACTAGCAGGCCCTTCAATTACTGGTGATATCGTCGTTGACCGAGGCGCAGTTAACGCCCTCAACAAGAGTGGCAGCAGTTTGTTAGCAAAAGGCGTGACAAGCGTAAAAGGCACATTTTCTCGTGGTGATGTTGCTCGTGTGATCAGTACACATGGTGAGTTGATTGCCAAAGGTATCGTGAGTTATTCGAGCCAAGATCTGGGCAAGATCATTGGTCAACACAGTAAAGATTTCATTTCTATTCTTGGTTACGACTACGGTGCGGAAGTGATTCACCGTGATGACTTAGTGCTCATTCAAGAATAA